The Setaria viridis chromosome 2, Setaria_viridis_v4.0, whole genome shotgun sequence DNA window TGTAGAGCATAGCTTCGTCAATTGGTATTGGTGTCTTCCAGAGTATAGTGTCGCAGACTATTTGCTTCCTATGAGATGTGATGCTGATATCATTAGGATGAACAATATATCAGCACAACATAAGAACTTGAGGATTTATATTGATCACTCAAACTTTATTGAGAGATAGAGGAGGCAAACTGATGATGTGCTTGTTTGTGGCACATCTGCTGAACCTCCTACAGTTATTAGCCCGAAGAAGACAGCACACCATGACAGTAATGGAGATAAGTTACCTGAACTTTATACAGATGTGTTGAAGACTTCAACTAATAATGTAGACTGCAATGAGTTTGATGCCAATGATAATGCTTCGGGTTCTGATATTGATGAATATTTTGTAGACAGTGACAATGACTTTGGGCAAGATGATGATGACTTATTTGATGATAATGTTGACTCTGATGTGGAGGATTCTATGGTGCAAAATAAAGGAAAGCTAGTGCATGTGGAAGAGACGGCAAACGATGACTTTGCTGTTCATGATGACCTAGATATGCCAGATTCAGATGATGAACAGGGAAATATGAAGTTTAACTTCAAAGCATTCAATAGTGAAGTAGACATGGCTGAACCACATTTCAAGGTTGGGATGATGTTTGCTACTATAGAAGAAGTTAGGAAAGTAATTACAGAGTATAGCATCAAGGAGAAGGTTCCAATTAAGAAAGACCGAAATGACAATAAAAGGTTATGGGCATCCTATGCTGAAGGTTGTCCATGGATGATGAAATGTGGCTATGACAGCAGGGCCAAATGTTTTCTAGTGAAAAGTTATAGTGGTAGTCACACTTGTGAGAACTATTGGGATGTTAAAGAAATTACTGCGAAATACTTGGCAAAGAGATATCTAGAGTTCTTCCGTGATGATGTAAAAATATCTCTGAAGGCCTTCTCTAAGATAGTGCAGAGAGAGCTCAAGATGTGCCCATCAAGACACAAACTAGGCAGAGGACGTCGGATGGCGCTAATGGAGATGAGGATGACCAATTTAACCAACTTAGGGCATATGGACAATAATTAAGAAATACAAATCCAGGAAGAACTTTTTACATAACTGTGAAAGCTGATGGGATATTCAATACACTATATTTTGCATTGGATGCATGTAAGAGGGGTTTCTTGAAGGGTTGTCGACCCATAATCTGCATTGATGGATGCCACATTAAAACCAAATATGGTGGACAGCTACTGACAGCAGTTGCTATTGACCCCAATGACTGCATCTTCCCTATTGCGATGGCTATAGTAGAGATAGAGTCCACAATAACTTGGGAGTGGTTCTTAACAACCCTTAAAAATGACCTCCACATTTCAAACACATCACCATATACTATCATGAGTGACAAATAGAAGGTAATTCTCTTTGTCGTATTATATTTGTATGTAACAACTACCCTTGTTGATGTTATCTCACCTATGTTACATGCAGGGGTTGATTAATGCTGTCGACACGGTCTTTCCTGATGCAGAACATAGATTCTATGTTAGACACTTATATCAAAATTTCCATGAATCACACAAGGGAGAAGTCTTGAAGAAAAGACTATGGGCATGTGCAAGGTCCACTCATGTTCCTCTTTTTAACGAGAACATGAAGAAGCTGAAGGAAGATAGTCCAAGTGCACATGCATGGTTAGCGGAACTTGATCCAAGGACATGGGTCAGGGCTTACTTCCATGAGATCCCTAAGTGTGACATATTACTGAATAATAGTTGTGAAGTTTTCAACAAGTAAGGTGTCTATGTAATTAATATTTTCAACAACTACCCATGTATCTAAAATGCCAATTCTTTATATTTGCATCAAAATAAATCTTGTCTTTCTTTGGCAGATACATCTTGGAAGCAAGAGAGTTACCAATACTTAGCATGATTGAGAGGATTAGGTGCCAACTCACTAACAGGATATATTCTAAACAAGAGGAAGCACAAGAGAAGTGGAGTGGCACCATCTTTCCAAAGATAAAGAAGAAGTTACAGAAAAATCTCGAGTTTGCCAACAAGTATTTTGAGGTACTGCCTACAGGAAGAAGAATTTTCAGTGTTCGTGGTAGAGAACATACACACATTGTGGACATAAATGCAAGGACTTGGGACTGTAGGGGATGGCAGCTATCTGGAATTCCTTGTGGTCATGCCATAGCTCGCTTTAGGTTAGAGAGGATCCAACCTGAGTCAATGGTTGCCTCATGTCATCGTGACACGTTTTTGCAGGCATATGGCACTAATGTGATGCCTGTAGGGACAAGTCAAGGTGGGCACCAACACTTGGGGTTACCCTACCATATTGCCACCTAAATATGAAAAGAAGGTGGGCAGACCACCAACAAGGAACAGAAAGAAGCATCCCATTGAGCTTGAGGGAGGATCAAAGTTGAGTAAACATGGTGTAACCATGCATTGTAGCTACTGTACAGGTCCAGATCACATTACAAAGGGTTGTATTAGACGCAAACTTGAAATCCCACCTCCAGTTtcgaagaagagaaagaggtcTAAAACCTGAGGATGACACCCACTATGGTGATCAAGATATTCTAATGGTGCTTACTTTTACTCTATTCAACAAGTACTATCTTGCTCCTCCTTTTGTAGATGTTATATCGCTTCCTTTATTTTACATGAAATAATGCCAGAGCAACCAGGACATAGTGACCCTACAGAAGATACTGAAAACCTGGTGACCATTATGATAGAACAAGTAAGTTAACTTTGCAAAACCAATTTGGTAGCTCAAAAACAAATATTTGTTACACTTATTTCTAATACTATACTTGTTTGTGTTTTAAGGAAAAGTACCACCAAGCATATGTTCAGGAGAATGTGCCACTACCAGATGAATCTGCATTTGTCGCTGCCCATAGAGAGGATGTGCCACCTCCCACAGTGCATACAACGGCAACTAGAGGTGGCAGAGGGCGAAAAAGCAGTAGTGGGCGAGCGAGAGATAACAACGAGTCAGCAAATTTTCATTCCAGGGAGAGGGAGGGCAAGGTCAAGGGGAAGAGGAGGTGTAAGAGCAAGGGGAAGAGGTGGCAGAGTTCCTAATGAACATACTTACGTTCCTGAGGGACACATTGATCTCAATCAAGTTCCTGAGGAAATCAATGTAACACAGTCTGCACCAGAGGCTAGCCAACGTCATTTGATTTAGATAGATGAACCTGTAATGGATATATTTACTATTTTGCTACCACGTGTGCTATTTAAGCCATACCAATATTATGCGGGTAGACCATCAGAAGTGGTTTCATCATTTTCAGTTGTACTGTTATTTTAATATGAATTGATTAAGGATAAGAACAATATCTCATACAATGCATGGAAACAACTCCAACAtgttgtttcatatttttatacagGAGAGCAGTACATTTCACAGCTAGATGTCAAGTCAAAAAAATTTCGGATATGCTATTATTTTTCCAAAAATCTTTCATGATTATGGAATGCATAAGTAGTAGCAAGTATCAATAAGCTAACTAGCTTGtactttttatttccttttataAATCCTCCGTCAAAACTTCTTCGGCAATATAAGAAACCTACGTGGGAACATCTAGTAACCCCAATTATAAAAGGAGTAAATAAATAAAGGGTTAATTTGCAATAGTGCTGCCCACATTTTATTTACATGTAAGTGCCAATTGTATGCATAAGCTACCTACGTGGCATGTTTTTGCCTACGTGTCGTCCTGGTGACCCATCCGCACCCACCTATCAGTTGTTGTTTTCAAATGAACAATTTGAGAGATGATGTATCTAAATGCACCCACTCACCAAGTTTACGTACTAATAACACATTTAACTCTTTGGATTATATCGGTGTCTACTTCTTACTTATCTAGATCCTAGTGATTATACTACTCGACTGAAAGACACAAGAATATCAACAAGCAGCACTGTCTTTTCCTGTGTCTCGTGCCAACAGTTGCGTGGCACGAAATTAACAAATTCTGATGCCGTTGATTAAGAAGTCCCTAAAAAAAGATTTGTCGATTTTAAGCCTGCATTATGAAGATCTCAATGAATCAAACCGAGACCGACAAATGTCTCTATAAACCGCTACAGGCGTTCGACAAAACTTGGGGAATTTTCTCTCCTTTACCCCATTATAATAATTTCTGTCGATTTAGGTTAGCACAAGAATGTGTGTGACACTGATTGCTGACCTTGCGCTGATCTTTCAGACTCTTAGCTGGCAGAAAGAACGGCCTCAATGAATACAAAAACAGTGGGAAATTCAATTCGGCTTTGACCAATACCAATCGATGCCGATGAACTTCCCAGCAGACATGGATGATGGAGAAATCGCCATGGCAGGGAACCATCACCACCTGATCGACATCGCGCCGCTGGACGCGAGCACGGGCGCGGCCACAGGCACCACCGATGCTGCCACGGTGCCTGTAGCGGTAGGTGGCGGCGGAAACGAGAAGAAGTGGCTGCGGAAGCTCACGTCGGCGACGGTGAACACGGCCGTGCTCCGAGACCTCATCTCGCGGACGCCGATGCTGTGGTACCTCGGCCAGCAATCGGGGACAATCTTCCGGCCGTGCGCCCGGCGCGAGCCCGTGGAGGCGCTCCACGCGGTGCGCGCCGTGGCCATCGGCCCGTTCCACCGCGGCGACCGCGGCCTCCCCTTCCCGGAGGACGTCAAGCTGCCGTTCATGCGGTACCTTCAGGACCAGTACGGGCTCGACGTCGACGACTACGTCGCGGTGCTCTGCCTCGAGCGCGACCGTCTCCGCGGCGaattcgccggcggcgacggcggggacgcggccgccgcggggatCCTGGACGACGAGGACAGGTTCCtggagatgctgctgctggacaGCTGCTTTCTCCTCGTGGTAAGCATGATGCTCAGCAGGACCGgcaccggcgacgacgccgacaGCGTGGCGCGGGCGGCGTCCATCAACAGGGACTACTTCATCCTGCACATGGCCGTGGCGCAGCACGCCGACGACATTAAGCTGGACATGCTGGTGCTCGAGAACCAGGTCCCCTTAGCCGCCGTAAAGCTCCTAGCCGCCTCGTGCCCGGGGCTCAAGCTCCGGCACTCCCTCGAGGAGCTCGTGCTCGGATGCTTCGACGACATCTGCCCGAAgcgagcgcgccgcggcggcgagagcccggcggccggtggcgagtTCCACCACGTCCTGCACCTCTTCCACTGGTCCCGCGTGCCTAGGGACAAGTACTGCGTCCTCTCGACGCCGCGGAAGCTCCTCAAGATCAAAAAGGAGTCGGAGCGGCTGTTCCCCTGCGCCATGGAGCTCCGGCGGTCGGCGGTGTGGTTCCGGCAGGTGTCGCCGTCGACGGGCTGCGGCGACCTGGACATGCGGTTCTGGCGCCACCCGGCGAGCCCGGTGGCCGTGATGAGCGTGCCGTGCTTCCACGTCCACGAGTACACCGCGGCGGTGCTCCACAACCTCGTGGCCTTCGAGAAGCACTTCTACTGGGCGCACGGCGCGTGCGTGACGGCGCACGTGGCGCGGGTGGAGGGCCTGGTCCGGTGCTCGCAGGACGCGGCCATGCTCCGCAAGCGAGGGGTCCTCGCCAGCACGCGGCGCACGGACGCCGAGCTGGTGGCGCTGTTCCGGGAGCTCGGCGAGGAGACCGTCGGGGCGCGGCTCCCCAACGAGTACGGCGAGATGCTCGACGCCGTGGCGCGGCACAGGGCACGGCGCGTGAGCTGCTGGTGCGGCGGATTCGTGCTGCACTTCTTCCCGTCGCCGTGGGTGGCCgtctcgctcgccgccgccgtggcgctcATCTTCGTGCCGGCGATGCTGCAGACGGTCTACACCATGCTCGGCTACTTCAAGAGTAGCTGACTAGGGGCACCATCACATCCCGGAGCCCCCTCCCTCACGATCTGTTCTGCGTCTCCCGCGTAGggtcgccgcccgctgccgcaaCTCGCCTCTCCCAGCTTTCCAGTTTGTGTTGTCTGCCTGTGCTCCAGCTTTAATTTCGCTCTCGCACCTCCACCACTCGCCCGTGCTTCGTGCACGCTCATGGCAGCTTCACCTGGCGCTCTTCCCCACCTAGGCAAACAAAAGCACCAGCgcataaaacaaattaaaaataTGCCAACCACGCAGCAACCACGCTGCAGTGCGCGGTGTGCGCCATTCTTAACTGCAAGCGAAAATGAACAAGAACTCAAGAAGCATTCTGGGTGGAGTTAACaaggaggggaagaagaagaaataaccACTTGAGATTCTTTTTGCCCCGTCACAATCTCATCACCCGATCTAGCTACCGCAGATGCCCTGAAAACTCGTCAAATCGCAATGATCTGATCAATACAGTGCTTAATTTGCAACATGGCTCCACGGATCAGCAACTTTCATGATCTGATCGAAGCCATGGGAAACCAGGGCCTTGACTCTTTTGTGTAGCCACAATCCCAAGGACGTAGCAGAAAACATGGGACTTTGCTTGCCAGATTCCATGATCCTGTCGCTGCAGTGAAGTTGTGAATCTAGCGTGGTTAATTAGGTCCGAATTTGACTCCCTAACTAAAGAGatttggaataaaaaattataaaaaataggtgGGGGCTTCCCCTCCCGATTTCGGTCAAAAATAGATACATGTATAACTTAGTGTTGTTTAGGGTCTATACATGAAAAGTTAAAGACTAATAACTTAGCGTCTCTTTGTCTACGTATTGCCTCAAACTCTGCAACGGAGCCTCAAGTGGGTGCGCCAGACTATATGAATTGTGACAGCATTGTTGTTGGTCTCAAATAAATGTAAGATCAAACAGTAAGGATCACAATGAAAACTACTACGGAGTCTTTTATTTAATACGGATAATCTCTTTTACCATGGGGCCGATCCGGAGCTGACCTACATACCCAAATCACTCtcactcaaccactacatttcTAGAATATACCGTTACCAAGAGTTATTTGGGTGCACATGTTCAAGTTGGCTTCCTCCTTATCACGCTTCTCACGACGTGTGCCTCGTGCCCTCGCCGTGTCTCTCTATGGACTCCGTCGTGAGGCTTCCTCGAGGGTTCTCTCATTGCCTGAGGCTTTGTCCTTCTTCCAAGACTCGGTGCAAGACCCCTGGACTAGCTTCGAGGCACGCCTTGGTGAACCCGATTCCTAGAAAATAAAACATTGAATGAATGTACATCTGCCAACGTTAGTCGAGAAGTGGTGAGGGTAAATGATAGCAGACCCGTATGCTCTAAACCTCACTTATAAGCCTCGGGTATCAAATCAAAGACCTCTTACTCCTTAGCCGGTTACAAGGGTGATCCAAACTCTTGAGGATTACACGTTTAAGACTAAAACTCCTTTGTTTTACCTTATTAACCTCGCACGAGGAAATAAAATCACCTGATGATGCGAGGGTTCTTCCGAGGGTACGAATAACGACGTTAGATGGTGGTTGGTGTTTCTGGCTATTCCCAACAGTAGCTCCTCGGGGGCGAGCGTCGACTCCAATGGGTCGAACCCGCGAAATAGATGATCGCTCATCGAAACATCATCCTCGAATGTTGGAGGAGAAATGAGCCTAGGGACACATGTTTACTTCTAGATAAGTGACATTTTGGTTCTTTACATGTGGTTTGAGGCGATTTTTTGCACCCATTAGGCTACCTATATAAAGCGAGGGATGGGCTCCATAATCAATACCTTCACTACCGGTTGGTTGTTGGTGCTCGTTATTGACATCatttgagggatatgggtaccccatgggatattggccggtcctgacaagtgggcccacctgaCCAGAGCGTgcaggccaaggacatgaagatacttggagtacacgtcaaggaggctcggcgattcaaatcagcctagatattgcgggatacgtattgtaatccgactcaggttaccttccatgtaacaacgGAGTACATTAGATTTAAACctacttgtaaccctaggtcgttagcctatataaggcggcaaGGGCACCCCCAGAGGGTACATCATATTaactctcaagcaatacaagcaccagcatacaggatgtaggatattactctccggaggcccgaacctatctaa harbors:
- the LOC117843220 gene encoding uncharacterized protein gives rise to the protein MPMNFPADMDDGEIAMAGNHHHLIDIAPLDASTGAATGTTDAATVPVAVGGGGNEKKWLRKLTSATVNTAVLRDLISRTPMLWYLGQQSGTIFRPCARREPVEALHAVRAVAIGPFHRGDRGLPFPEDVKLPFMRYLQDQYGLDVDDYVAVLCLERDRLRGEFAGGDGGDAAAAGILDDEDRFLEMLLLDSCFLLVVSMMLSRTGTGDDADSVARAASINRDYFILHMAVAQHADDIKLDMLVLENQVPLAAVKLLAASCPGLKLRHSLEELVLGCFDDICPKRARRGGESPAAGGEFHHVLHLFHWSRVPRDKYCVLSTPRKLLKIKKESERLFPCAMELRRSAVWFRQVSPSTGCGDLDMRFWRHPASPVAVMSVPCFHVHEYTAAVLHNLVAFEKHFYWAHGACVTAHVARVEGLVRCSQDAAMLRKRGVLASTRRTDAELVALFRELGEETVGARLPNEYGEMLDAVARHRARRVSCWCGGFVLHFFPSPWVAVSLAAAVALIFVPAMLQTVYTMLGYFKSS